The Betta splendens chromosome 24, fBetSpl5.4, whole genome shotgun sequence DNA window CGTTATTCACTCAGTGTCTGTGCTACATAAATATatttggttctggttctgtcaaCACAACCAGAGCATGTGAAAAGATGTGGGTCTGCTCGACTCAGCTGCTTCATTCACCACAGAAGAACCCTTGAATCCATTTTATCGGGATCTGTAATGAAGTCTCGTTAGCGGATCTGACATTTAGCAGCTTCAAACGCTCTGCATCCACAGGCCACTGGGATGGGAgcggaccccctgctgggccccGAGTTCGGAGGGTTCACCAGCAGGTTACTTTCTGACGCTCCCAGAACTTCCAGCACCACAGCGATGCTCAGAGTAGGAAACATTTAATCATCGCTTCATCTTTATTCTGCATCATGATCACAGAGTCAAAGTTAGAACAAAGCTTGGAAAATCAAAGTTCTCTCACAAAGTTTATGGAACCAGCCATGTCcacatgagcagcacaaatggaagagctggaggaaaccTTCACGGTCTGAGGAGACCGTGACACACACCATGTTCCTGACGTAATCATcaaccagcagcttcctgcttcttccACTCAGAtcacatttctgtttgtttttaccatGAGCTTCGCAGTGctgtggggtcaaaggtcaacgagTGGCAGACATCAGGTCAAGGCCACTGTGGAAGTCGCCTGAAGATGGaatgagcttgtgtgtgtgtgtgtgggccggTCCGTTCCAATACCAGAGGCTTCGCTGGCTTTTGGGCTCGTGTCTCTCAGCTGGTTCTGGCTGCGGTGTAGACGGACCCTGTGTAACCAGCTATGAGCCACATATTCTCTGGTGGGTTTTAAATTACAGGGTGTCGCTCAGGGAGCAACTGGGCACTGAAGCTGTAAACATCTGAGCCCACGAATCCTCAGTGTGGTTGCGCGTGTGACTGGGTCCAGGGCCGAGGTATTGGACCTGCTGTGAAGGGTCGCGTATTGCTTAGCCTTTGGGTCAcagtttcctgctgctgtgagtcGACTGGTTAATGCAAATTGAGGCTtcgctcccagcagcagctcaccatGCTTCAACTCACCAGTCGCTACCTGCTGTTTAGGCTCTGAAAGACAAACACTTCCTCCAATGTTGGTTTCCAACGCACGGCAGATGGAACAGTTGTGTGTCGTCTGGGGctccgacctttgaccccgctaCTTTGCTCGTGACTCACGTTGTATGTATTGGGATTTGTGTGGCTGTGGCGGCTCTCGGGTCGCTTTTGGCTGGTTCTCACAGTACCAGTCTGGATCGGTGTCTTCCTGGGCTCACTGGGAGCTGTGGGTTATTATGCTTTTATGTCACTGTAGCAGCCGTAAACTGATGGAGAGACGTGAGCAGCCGCTTCTCCCCCACATCATGCTCCTGTTGGATCGATACACTACTAACATGTCGATCTGTGCTGACTCCGgctcgctctcctctccctctgcactGCAGCTCGGGACGAGTGGAGTGTGACGGAGCCGAGGAGGTGGGAGCGTGTCTGGCATAGTGATGATGACAGACcgtaacacacacagcagacagctTTCTGTGGAGCCCCTCATGCTTCCTTGGGCCCAGGGAGTCTCCACCTTCTGTTGACTCAGCCTGGGTCTGGTCCGGTGGCCAGTGACTCACCACGACCTGTAACTGAAAGGGCTGGTTCCTTCAAAGCTTCCATCATTTGTGTTCCCTCCATAACACACAAGATGTTTTATGGTTTTATGTTCTTGAGCAGCTCAGGGCTCAGAGTGGGTTCTGTTAGTCCAGGTCAGGTCCACTGGACAGActgctctctctgcagcagctgaaggaagaGTTCAACAGCCCTGTCCAACACTGGCCAGGATTTGGATCTGCTCTtgatgtggctgctgctctgtctgctcaaCGAAGCAAGATCCTCCAACAATCTGAGCAGAGGCGTCTGTGGCTCCTGAGGAGCAGCAGTGGgtctctgctgccccctgctgggagaCATCAGAGCGGAGCTGATGGACCGTTGATCACATCCACCTCAGCAGGTGAAGCTTTGATCGCTCCTCATCTCTGACTGATGGACGGCGATTAACTATGAACTTTAACTGGATCAGACGAGTCGGATGCATCAGCATCATGTTTAGGTCAGTGTCGGCAGGACGTTGGCTGACGCACAGAGCGTTGAATTCACACAGGCAAGGTCAAAGGGCAGCTCCAACTTCCTTTTGTATTAGGTTGTGTTCAAATAGAAAACGCAGACCATCTGGGTCTCAGAGAGTCTTCTTGTCCATGTGTGTCTGGATTCCAAACGGatcagagaacacacacacacacacacacacacatcacagaaaTCCATGACTAGATTTTGTATCACTGACTTCTGAGACAAATGCGGAGATGCCATCGATCTTCTTCTCCAGCCGGTCAACAGCTGCATGGGGCTCTAAATGAGCGAAACGCAagtgtggtgcgttcagggtcagtcacacaataaacatttacggacacaggaagtgatgccATTGTTTTTGGTCATTTATTCACAGCCACTCGGACGTGAGTCTCATAGTTTGGACGCTGGTCTGTTCTGCTGGGTCGGAGCTGCTGTTGGGCGACCCCACAGCCGGAGCCGACTGATTCCTCCATCCGGGGCGATGATGACACGGACGTGACTGACGGGTCGGCTCAGAGCCAGAACCGTCTGGCTGTAGTGATGCCTGTGGTGAGGACGAAGCTGCAGAACGCAAAGGAACCGGTTATTCAGCTCATGAGAAGCACTTCAGGAGTTCAACCGGTTCAACCTACTTTCTGAGGCGGAAGAAGGAGCTGCCAGTTTCCAGAAATCCACTTGGTTCTGATGCACTGAGCTTCCTCCTCTGGGGTCAAGGTGCAGGCCTCGATCCTGCAGGAGTCCGGGAAGTTGCCTGTGAGGAAAGGTGAGCctgttttcagttcagttctcaCATTGCGTTCACTCATACCAACCAGTTGACCTTTAAAGTGGTTGGTGTCGACCTCAACGCTGCTGATGATGCCGTGGTGACCGAGACGAAACACGGCCCACTCCCAGCCCGGGACCTGAAGGATCCCCCGCTGGTCCACCTGCAGGACCAGAGCAGGGACACGTTAACCGCCTGAGGCCAAACAGCAGCAATGCGCTTGGGTCATTATCAGAGAGAACCTCAAGTATCTGGGGTCTGTCCAGTCTTCGGGCGGTTTCCCATCCGTCAGCCATGTTGTCAGCGCGACCTGGACctgcaaacacaggcagcagcacagacccAGGAGGAGCTCATTTCCCAAACAAACAGTTATCGGTTATTCTGTGCACAGGTAACAGAGGGTTTTTCTACCAATCATGTTGCGTGGATGTCCAAAGTGGGCGTCGCTGTAGCCGAGACACACTCCGCCATTGGTCAGAGCGACCAGGTCCACGTCCTGGGTGGGAGGGACAGACGACCAGTCTCTCTGCCCGACGCCGTACACTCGCAGCCTAGCTAACCCTCCATCTGATGATGTAACagatcactgtgtgtgtgtgtgtgtgtgtgtgtgtgtgtgtgtgtgtgtgtgtgtgtgtgtgtgtgtgtgtgtgtgtgtgtgtgtgtgtgtgtgtgtgtgtctgtgc harbors:
- the allc gene encoding allantoicase isoform X3 is translated as MAAEPDFLQLNDLACESVGGKRPAPQFIASAFTEFGKWMDGWETRRKRTAGHDWCIIELGVPGQIYGIDLDTSFFTGNHAPFASIQAACLEHPPAFTLEGDRTGMAASDAQLAAITKLVSEAWPELVGVSQLSPGYSNCCHNHFKVNFQQRVTHLRLNMYPDGGLARLRVYGVGQRDWSSVPPTQDVDLVALTNGGVCLGYSDAHFGHPRNMIGPGRADNMADGWETARRLDRPQILEVDQRGILQVPGWEWAVFRLGHHGIISSVEVDTNHFKGNFPDSCRIEACTLTPEEEAQCIRTKWISGNWQLLLPPQKLRPHHRHHYSQTVLALSRPVSHVRVIIAPDGGISRLRLWGRPTAAPTQQNRPASKL
- the allc gene encoding allantoicase isoform X2, with amino-acid sequence MAAEPDFLQLNDLACESVGGKVIFATDEWFAPAANLLKRPAPQFIASAFTEFGKWMDGWETRRKRTAGHDWCIIELGVPGQIYGIDLDTSFFTGNHAPFASIQAACLEHPPAFTLEGDRTGMAASDAQLAAITKLVSEAWPELVGVSQLSPGYSNCCHNHFKVNFQQRVTHLRLNMYPDGGLARLRVYGVGQRDWSSVPPTQDVDLVALTNGGVCLGYSDAHFGHPRNMIGPGRADNMADGWETARRLDRPQILEVDQRGILQVPGWEWAVFRLGHHGIISSVEVDTNHFKGNFPDSCRIEACTLTPEEEAQCIRTKWISGNWQLLLPPQKLRPHHRHHYSQTVLALSRPVSHVRVIIAPDGGISRLRLWGRPTAAPTQQNRPASKL